Proteins from a single region of Streptomyces sp. Tu 3180:
- a CDS encoding glutamate--cysteine ligase, whose product MTTIGVEEEYLLADPVLGLPVPQAEKVRVSAGLTDLVGGQEVQFELLQAQLEVATPVCVGLEEVGGHLLRLRHALGTAAEAHGCRIAACATPPLRDACPVAVVDRPRYRTMLAQAPQLVAEQLVNGMHVHVAVPGREAGVQVLNRLRAWLPTLTAMAANSPLWDGHDTGFASWRTVIFSRWPVAGLPPYFHDAADYDRRVRRLLACGLIADTGQLYWQARLSERYPTVEVRCPDVQLRVDDAVMLTGIVRALVETALGEAAAGVPVPDCAPELLQAAMWHAARHGLSDTLIDPGGRRRRADDVLCRLLRYAAPALDASGDTDEVTALVHRLLRHGTGADRQRAALAAGGLRAVMDLIINDSTTS is encoded by the coding sequence ATGACGACCATCGGGGTGGAAGAGGAGTACCTGCTGGCCGATCCCGTTCTGGGTCTTCCGGTACCGCAGGCGGAGAAGGTGCGCGTGTCGGCGGGCCTGACGGACCTCGTGGGCGGCCAGGAGGTGCAGTTCGAGCTGCTGCAGGCGCAGCTGGAGGTGGCCACCCCGGTGTGCGTCGGCCTGGAGGAGGTCGGAGGACACCTGCTGCGCCTGCGGCACGCCCTCGGGACGGCCGCCGAGGCGCACGGCTGCCGGATCGCGGCCTGCGCGACACCGCCCTTGCGCGACGCGTGTCCGGTGGCCGTCGTCGACCGGCCCCGTTACCGGACCATGCTCGCGCAGGCTCCCCAGCTGGTGGCGGAGCAGCTGGTCAACGGCATGCACGTGCACGTCGCGGTGCCCGGTCGTGAGGCGGGCGTGCAGGTCCTGAACCGGCTGCGGGCGTGGTTGCCGACGCTGACGGCGATGGCGGCGAACTCCCCGCTGTGGGACGGTCACGACACCGGTTTCGCCAGCTGGCGCACCGTGATCTTCAGCCGCTGGCCCGTCGCCGGGCTGCCGCCGTACTTCCACGACGCCGCGGACTATGACCGGCGCGTGCGCCGGCTGCTCGCATGCGGTCTGATAGCGGACACCGGGCAGCTGTACTGGCAGGCCCGTCTCTCGGAGCGGTATCCCACCGTGGAGGTGCGGTGTCCGGACGTCCAGCTGCGCGTGGACGACGCGGTCATGCTCACCGGGATCGTCCGGGCGCTCGTGGAAACCGCTCTGGGGGAAGCAGCCGCGGGAGTGCCCGTACCGGACTGCGCTCCCGAACTGCTGCAGGCCGCCATGTGGCACGCGGCCCGCCACGGCCTGAGTGACACCCTGATCGACCCCGGCGGCCGGCGGCGCCGCGCGGACGACGTGCTGTGCCGGCTCCTGCGGTACGCCGCCCCGGCCCTCGACGCCTCCGGCGACACCGACGAGGTGACGGCTCTGGTCCACCGGCTCCTGCGGCACGGCACCGGCGCGGACCGGCAGCGCGCCGCCCTCGCCGCAGGGGGCCTGCGCGCGGTCATGGACTTGATCATCAACGACAGCACCACGTCGTGA
- a CDS encoding hemerythrin domain-containing protein: MPRTLKDQTVEQLGGRASVLARQRRDHEEMDRLMNEYRTLDDGPRREQALKQVVQLVFSHAFAEETVLWPAVRRSVPDGEELTSRVEEEHQQINGLVADVERLPPGDPEREDKVRGAFALIRQDIRDEEDLLLPRLQEAMDPVRLRALGTAWETVRQTAPTHPHPVVPRRPPGNALLGVPLSVHDRVRDALGSSAAVAKKVLVGLAGALVAALAAVAVQRKRH; encoded by the coding sequence ATGCCCAGGACCCTCAAGGACCAGACCGTCGAGCAGCTGGGGGGCCGCGCCAGCGTCCTGGCGCGGCAACGCCGTGACCACGAGGAGATGGACCGGCTGATGAACGAGTACCGGACCCTCGACGACGGCCCCCGGCGCGAACAGGCCCTGAAGCAGGTCGTCCAGCTGGTCTTCAGCCACGCCTTCGCGGAGGAGACCGTGCTGTGGCCGGCGGTGCGGCGCTCGGTCCCGGACGGCGAGGAACTGACCTCCCGGGTCGAGGAGGAGCACCAGCAGATCAACGGTCTCGTGGCGGACGTCGAACGCCTTCCTCCCGGCGACCCCGAGCGCGAGGACAAGGTGCGGGGGGCCTTCGCGCTGATACGGCAGGACATCAGGGACGAGGAGGACCTCCTCCTGCCCCGGCTGCAGGAGGCGATGGACCCCGTTCGGCTGCGCGCACTCGGCACCGCCTGGGAGACGGTGCGGCAGACCGCCCCCACCCACCCCCACCCCGTCGTCCCGCGGCGTCCCCCCGGCAACGCGCTCCTCGGCGTGCCGCTCAGCGTCCACGACCGCGTGCGCGACGCCCTCGGCAGCTCCGCCGCCGTGGCCAAGAAGGTGCTCGTCGGCCTGGCCGGGGCCCTCGTCGCCGCACTCGCGGCCGTCGCGGTGCAGCGCAAACGGCACTGA
- a CDS encoding class II fructose-bisphosphate aldolase, with protein sequence MPLTTTGELVARATARRSAIAAFNIITLEHVEAVIAGAESVHAPVVLQVSENAVRFRYGRLLPLARAAVAAAERATVPVALHLDHVHSDALLRQAPDAGFGSVMYDAARLPYAENLAATRAAADWAHAHGLWIEAELGQIGGKDGQPPLDAHAPGARTDPGRARAFVADSGVDALAVAVGTTHAMTTRTAALDHALLKRLSAALDVPLVLHGSSGLPDGELAAAVAGGIAKVNVGTALNIAMTGAIREFLAARPEAVDSRGYLTVGREAMTRTVASLIGAIGPLPATP encoded by the coding sequence GTGCCCCTCACGACCACCGGCGAACTCGTCGCCCGCGCCACCGCGCGCCGCTCGGCGATCGCCGCGTTCAACATCATCACCCTCGAACACGTCGAGGCCGTCATCGCCGGCGCGGAGTCGGTGCACGCCCCCGTCGTGCTCCAGGTCAGCGAGAACGCCGTCAGGTTCCGCTACGGCCGGCTGCTGCCGCTCGCCCGCGCCGCCGTCGCCGCCGCCGAACGCGCAACCGTCCCCGTCGCCCTGCACCTCGACCACGTCCACAGCGACGCCCTGCTGCGCCAGGCGCCCGACGCCGGCTTCGGCTCGGTGATGTACGACGCGGCCCGGCTGCCCTACGCCGAGAACCTCGCCGCGACCCGGGCCGCCGCCGACTGGGCCCACGCCCACGGCCTCTGGATCGAGGCGGAGCTGGGGCAGATCGGGGGCAAGGACGGACAGCCCCCGCTGGACGCCCACGCCCCGGGCGCCCGCACCGACCCCGGCCGGGCCCGCGCCTTCGTCGCCGACTCCGGCGTGGACGCGCTGGCCGTCGCCGTCGGCACCACCCACGCCATGACCACCCGCACGGCCGCCCTCGACCACGCCCTCCTCAAACGCCTGAGCGCCGCCCTCGACGTCCCCCTCGTCCTGCACGGCTCCTCGGGCCTGCCCGACGGGGAACTCGCCGCGGCGGTCGCGGGCGGCATCGCCAAGGTCAACGTCGGCACGGCCCTGAACATCGCCATGACCGGCGCGATCAGGGAGTTCCTCGCCGCCCGCCCGGAGGCGGTCGACTCCCGCGGCTACCTGACGGTGGGCCGGGAGGCGATGACCCGGACGGTGGCGTCGCTCATCGGGGCGATCGGCCCGCTCCCCGCGACGCCCTGA
- a CDS encoding sugar isomerase — protein MTHVEDELNSQPECWSRAAAQAAGHAPALPAPGERVAVVGCGTSYFMAQAVAGLREAAGLGETDAFAASEFPRGRAYDRVVALTRSGTTTEVLDLLGRLKGTTRTTAVTADPATPVMSLADEPVVLDYADERSVVQTRFATTALTLLRAHLGLHTEAVVEDARTALGTPLPEGLVDRTQLTFLGRGWTVGLANEAALKMREAALAWTEAYPAMEYRHGPISITTRSTAAWMFGTAPDGLARQVRDTGGLWIEGTLDPLAELVRAQRLAVAVAAARGLDPDRPRHLTRSVVLAP, from the coding sequence ATGACCCATGTCGAGGACGAACTGAACAGCCAGCCCGAGTGCTGGAGCCGCGCCGCGGCGCAGGCCGCCGGGCACGCCCCGGCGCTGCCGGCGCCCGGCGAGCGGGTGGCGGTCGTCGGCTGCGGCACCTCGTACTTCATGGCCCAGGCGGTCGCGGGCCTGCGCGAGGCGGCGGGCCTGGGCGAGACCGACGCCTTCGCCGCCTCGGAGTTCCCCCGCGGACGCGCCTACGACCGGGTCGTCGCCCTGACCCGCTCCGGCACCACCACCGAGGTCCTGGACCTGCTCGGGAGGCTGAAGGGCACCACCCGCACCACCGCGGTCACCGCCGACCCGGCCACCCCCGTGATGTCGCTGGCCGACGAGCCGGTCGTGCTCGACTACGCGGACGAACGCTCCGTCGTCCAGACCCGGTTCGCGACCACCGCCCTCACCCTGCTCCGCGCCCACCTGGGCCTGCACACCGAAGCGGTCGTCGAGGACGCCCGGACGGCCCTCGGCACGCCCCTGCCCGAAGGACTCGTGGACCGCACCCAGCTCACCTTCCTCGGCCGCGGCTGGACCGTCGGCCTGGCCAACGAGGCCGCGCTGAAGATGCGCGAGGCCGCACTGGCGTGGACGGAGGCCTACCCGGCGATGGAGTACCGGCACGGTCCCATCAGCATCACCACGCGTTCCACGGCCGCCTGGATGTTCGGGACGGCCCCCGACGGGCTGGCCCGGCAGGTCCGGGACACCGGCGGACTGTGGATCGAGGGCACCCTCGACCCGCTCGCCGAACTCGTCCGCGCCCAGCGCCTCGCGGTCGCCGTCGCCGCGGCCCGCGGCCTCGACCCCGACCGCCCCCGCCACCTCACCCGCTCGGTCGTCCTCGCGCCCTGA
- a CDS encoding DeoR/GlpR family DNA-binding transcription regulator, which yields MSRDARWKALLELLVERGRLDVEEVAAELSVSAATIRRDFDQLAEQQMLVRTRGGAVVHGVSYELPLRYKTARRAPEKQRIAKAVADLVAPGEAVGLTGGTTTTEVARALAVRGDLGSGAPALTVVTNALNIANELAVRPQFKIVVTGGVARAQSYELIGPLADGVLDQITLDVAVLGVVAFDVAHGAAAHDEAEAAINRLLCERAERVVVAADSSKLGRRAFARICATGSVGTLVTDSAADPGTVRRFEEAGVRVVVV from the coding sequence ATGTCGCGGGACGCCCGCTGGAAGGCGCTGCTGGAACTGCTCGTCGAGCGCGGCCGGCTGGACGTCGAGGAGGTGGCCGCCGAGCTGTCGGTGTCGGCCGCGACGATCCGGCGCGACTTCGACCAGCTCGCCGAGCAGCAGATGCTGGTGCGCACCCGGGGCGGCGCGGTCGTGCACGGGGTGTCGTACGAGCTGCCGCTGCGCTACAAGACCGCGCGCCGCGCCCCGGAGAAGCAGCGCATCGCGAAGGCGGTGGCGGATCTCGTCGCGCCGGGCGAGGCGGTCGGGCTGACCGGCGGCACGACCACCACGGAGGTGGCGCGGGCGCTGGCCGTGCGCGGTGATCTCGGCTCCGGCGCGCCCGCGCTGACCGTGGTGACGAACGCGCTCAACATCGCCAACGAGCTCGCCGTACGGCCGCAGTTCAAGATCGTGGTGACCGGCGGGGTGGCGCGGGCCCAGTCGTACGAGCTCATCGGGCCGCTCGCGGACGGGGTGCTGGACCAGATCACCCTCGACGTGGCGGTGCTCGGCGTCGTCGCCTTCGACGTCGCGCACGGCGCCGCGGCCCACGACGAGGCGGAGGCCGCGATCAACCGGCTGCTGTGCGAGCGGGCCGAGCGGGTGGTCGTGGCCGCCGACTCCAGCAAACTGGGCCGGCGGGCGTTCGCCCGGATCTGCGCGACCGGTTCGGTGGGCACGCTGGTGACGGACTC